Sequence from the Thermocaproicibacter melissae genome:
ACAAAGATGACATCATCTTTCTGAACCTTGTACTGCTTGCCGCCAGTTTCAATAACTGCAAACATCAATAAGGCCCTGCCTTTTCTTAGACTCGCTATTGTCGGGCGGGCATAAAACCACTTAAGCCCGCAATAAGCGGCTTGATTATAGTACCATATTCCGTCAAACTTGTCAACATGGAAATCTTATCGGTCGCGGCGCGCGAGTTCCATGGCAAGTGTGCGCAAATAAGACGTATCGCCGTTGAATGCATCAAGAGTGCGAACGGCGTCTTCCGTCAGTTGCGAGACTGCTTTTTGCGCTTTTTCCATCCCCAAAAGAGAAACGTATGTGCTTTTTTCTTTTTCCTTGTCGCTCCCGATCGGTTTGCCAAGAGTTTCTGCGTTTCCCTTGACGTCAAGGATATCATCAACAATCTGAAAAGCGAAGCCAACTGCGGCTGCATACTCATCTGCAGCACGAATCAGATTGCTTTCGGCGCCTGCCAATATACAGCCCATTTTCGCAGCAGCACGAATCAGCGCGCCGGTTTTACATTCATCCATTTTCTGAAGCGTTTCTATGGAAATTTGCTTTCCTTCGCTCATCAGGTCAATTGCCTGCCCGCCTGCCATTCCGTAGGCACCTGCAGCGAAGGCCAATGCCCCTGCAGCGTTTGCTGCTTTCTCTGCTCCGACAAGCCGGATACTCTCAGAAGAAAGCATAACTTCAAACGCCCTTGTCAACAAAGCATCGCCGGCGAGAAGAGCTTGTGCCTCTCCGAATACGACGTGGTTAGAAGGCTTTCCGCGCCGCATATCATCGTTATCCATGCATGGGAGGTCGTCATGAATCAGGGAATATGTGTGAATCATTTCAACC
This genomic interval carries:
- a CDS encoding polyprenyl synthetase family protein, with product MGRIDRADYISAVEEALARYVPETTLMQSELFRAMRYSLLAGGKRIRPILVLEFCGLCGGDQEAALPFACAVEMIHTYSLIHDDLPCMDNDDMRRGKPSNHVVFGEAQALLAGDALLTRAFEVMLSSESIRLVGAEKAANAAGALAFAAGAYGMAGGQAIDLMSEGKQISIETLQKMDECKTGALIRAAAKMGCILAGAESNLIRAADEYAAAVGFAFQIVDDILDVKGNAETLGKPIGSDKEKEKSTYVSLLGMEKAQKAVSQLTEDAVRTLDAFNGDTSYLRTLAMELARRDR